A region from the Brassica napus cultivar Da-Ae chromosome C8, Da-Ae, whole genome shotgun sequence genome encodes:
- the LOC106412804 gene encoding uncharacterized protein LOC106412804 — translation MSSHLDKEILNLSLEEEDDVPFILSDMPEYYSTARNSLSLVGRLLNPSCQRMYDLILEMPMKWQLYDRVRGVALSKDRFQFIFKYEHDLLDILNRGVHTFRLWPIVLERWVETPPEDYLQYFMVWVQMRNIPINHYTFKALWSLGDFAGQMVELAFDPDKPQTKDYIMVFVRFNVAKPLRRSKKVTFPGGEVVNILYDYERLQKRCYTCQRLTHEQSQCPFFKKEQVDPIKAVESSSAGNKGTGFSDCLPTSDPLFGLIPEDLVGLDPISGKPKIAQEILDDMCMYLMVADGPEKKARAERVRKSLEELKKDPIGRKTCLMLEPSPSITNDVEKGKGIVYDFSVQMKPNSNPVKLMASAIAAGSRVLQSGKVASDLPILNAQIVPFRSSFSQVVSTGFSTGFSEPSTSGTPLKKSRPRRRPGTFNRKGNGKATMIPDKDSGVQIGEGVVSDAKRKAQDDVEPSQSSARFKKPLVVPNEGPPNI, via the coding sequence ATGTCGTCTCATCTTGATaaagaaattttaaatctatCGTTGGAAGAAGAGGACGATGTTCCGTTCATCCTCTCGGACATGCCGGAATACTATTCTACAGCAAGGAACTCGCTGAGCTTGGTGGGAAGGCTCCTTAATCCGTCTTGTCAGAGGATGTATGATTTGATTCTCGAGATGCCTATGAAGTGGCAACTATACGACAGAGTCAGGGGTGTGGCCCTCTCTAAGGACAGATTCCAGTTCATTTTCAAATATGAACATGATCTTCTTGATATCCTCAACAGAGGCGTCCATACGTTTCGGTTATGGCCGATTGTTTTGGAGAGATGGGTGGAAACACCTCCAGAAGATTATCTCCAATACTTTATGGTGTGGGTTCAGATGAGGAACATCCCAATCAATCACTATACTTTCAAAGCTCTGTGGTCCCTTGGAGACTTTGCAGGCCAGATGGTGGAATTGGCTTTCGATCCAGATAAACCTCAAACCAAAGACTACATCATGGTTTTTGTCAGGTTTAATGTTGCAAAACCTCTCAGGAGATCAAAAAAGGTGACGTTTCCTGGTGGTGAGGTGGTCAACATTCTGTACGACTATGAAAGACTTCAGAAAAGGTGTTATACTTGTCAAAGACTCACTCATGAGCAAAGCCAATGCCCTTTTTTCAAAAAGGAGCAGGTGGATCCGATTAAAGCAGTAGAGTCTTCTTCAGCTGGAAATAAAGGAACTGGCTTCTCGGATTGTCTTCCTACTTCTGACCCTCTGTTTGGTCTCATCCCTGAAGACCTTGTAGGATTGGATCCTATTTCAGGAAAGCCTAAGATTGCGCAGGAAATTCTTGATGATATGTGTATGTACCTCATGGTTGCGGATGGTCCTGAAAAAAAAGCTAGAGCTGAAAGAGTGAGGAAATCACTAGAAGAGTTAAAGAAAGACCCGATTGGGAGAAAGACTTGCCTGATGTTAGAACCATCTCCTTCGATAACTAATGATgtagaaaaaggaaaaggaattGTTTATGACTTCAGTGTTCAGATGAAACCAAACTCAAATCCAGTGAAGTTGATGGCATCGGCGATAGCTGCAGGGTCAAGGGTCTTACAATCAGGAAAAGTGGCTTCTGATTTGCCAATTCTTAATGCTCAAATAGTGCCGTTTcgttcttctttctctcaggTGGTTTCGACGGGTTTTAGTACGGGTTTCTCAGAACCAAGTACGTCTGGGACTCCCTTGAAGAAATCTAGACCTCGAAGAAGGCCGGGTACTTTTAATCGAAAGGGCAATGGTAAAGCTACCATGATTCCAGATAAAGATTCTGGAGTGCAAATTGGAGAAGGTGTAGTGTCAGATGCGAAAAGGAAGGCGCAGGATGATGTTGAGCCATCTCAAAGCTCTGCAAGGTTTAAGAAACCATTGGTGGTCCCAAATGAGGGACCGCCCAATATCTAA
- the LOC106412803 gene encoding uncharacterized protein LOC106412803, whose product MYSFSAPFARLVWALSPIPAPPEGIMMQSLYSNVYHVLSVQKAYPRDDIQADIVLWLLWRLWKNRNEFLFKGKEYEARSILKRAEEDAEEWQRKQQAEVSEAERLGVKRPMITNHVSSWTPPPTNWLKCNSDGSWHKDKATSGLRWICRDENGHVIWAGARSVIKATSPILAEAEALKWGAETMASFGYNNIIFESDLLALVRMINGSEEVWPVLQPTIEVIRSTLSHIQKFDVRFSLRGENKAADRIAKESFTFVSSIPKLYSIVPVWLKYQVRSDNTMYQKNVGE is encoded by the coding sequence ATGTACTCTTTCAGTGCCCCTTTTGCGCGACTGGTGTGGGCTCTCTCGCCAATACCGGCTCCTCCTGAAGGTATAATGATGCAGTCTTTGTACTCCAATGTGTATCATGTGCTTAGTGTTCAGAAAGCATATCCTAGAGATGATATACAAGCCGACATTGTTCTTTGGCTGTTATGGCGTCTGtggaaaaatagaaatgaatttCTATTTAAAGGGAAGGAATATGAGGCAAGGAGTATCTTAAAGAGAGCAGAGGAGGATGCTGAAGAATGGCAGAGGAAGCAGCAGGCTGAAGTATCTGAGGCTGAGAGACTTGGAGTAAAACGACCCATGATTACTAACCATGTAAGCTCGTGGACTCCTCCTCCTACAAACTGGCTGAAATGTAACAGTGATGGATCATGGCACAAAGATAAAGCCACCAGTGGACTACGTTGGATTTGTAGAGATGAGAATGGTCATGTAATATGGGCAGGGGCGAGATCTGTGATCAAGGCAACATCACCTATTCTTGCAGAGGCAGAAGCGCTTAAATGGGGAGCAGAGACAATGGCAAGCTTTGGCTATAACAACATCATCTTTGAGTCTGATTTGCTAGCTCTGGTCAGGATGATCAATGGGTCTGAGGAGGTCTGGCCGGTCCTGCAACCAACGATAGAGGTGATCCGCTCGACTTTATCACATATTCAGAAATTTGACGTAAGATTTTCTTTGAGAGGTGAAAATAAGGCAGCTGATAGAATAGCAAAGGAGTCATTCACTTTTGTGTCCAGTATTCCTAAGTTATATTCTATAGTGCCAGTGTGGCTGAAGTATCAAGTTAGGTCTGATAATACAATGtatcaaaaaaatgttggtgAATGA
- the LOC125591875 gene encoding uncharacterized protein LOC125591875 gives MKNKRDVLVDIQTWLGYDRIMTVNPIGYSGGLALIERPHLWERLSQIGVFRKDPWCMLGDFNEIRNNDEKIGGPRRSVISFLPFNDMLEIGEMVELQSSRDSFTWGELVKAYKEEEEYWQQRCKEQWATKGDLNTKYYHASVKHNRAKKRIVKLKDDLGQDQFSEEAKGEVATAYFANLFKSANIGEFSELFEGFSARVTPTMNESLSKDVSNAEVKEAVFSIKPGSAPGPDGMTGLFFQKYWGIVGDQVIKEVKDFFSSGLFPAEWNFTHLCLIPKIDDPILMSDLRPISLCSILYKIISKLLVSRLKPLMPDIVSPTQSAFVEERLITDNILIAHEIIHALRTNDKVSKEFMAIKSDMSKAFDRVEWGYLRALLSALGFKQDWIEKIMFCVSTVSYASLINDVPYGLIHPERCLRQGDSLSPFLFVLCTKGLIHLIHKAVENESLQGIQFSKEGPMIHHLFFADDCLLISKASPDQARKLVEILKIYERATGQLVNVSKSAISFGAKLKENLKVEIKEITGIEKEGGSGSYLGLPECFSGSKTELLVFIYDRLKGRLSGWFLKLLSLDGKEILIKAVAMAMPVYAMSCFKLTKISCENLTKAMADFWWNSLEHKRKLHWLSWTKLCLAKEQGGFGFKDIQSFNQALLAKQAWRILAYPDSLFAKVFKSRYFENSDFFSARIGSGPSYAWWSIQFGKELLIQGLRKHVGNGQTVSVWVDRWIEGEVRRAPLMKNIFVDLLLKVSDLIDHQNICWNLEKLRDLFYEEDIERILAMKTAFGEEDYWVWLHNRHGSYSVKSGYWFINNLRRREEIREAEAQPSINVLKAAIWKVQTAPKIKTFFWRAMSNAIPVGELLVKRGVKMDPCCQSCGFQGESINHIIFQCPIARQVWALVNVPYPENGFHKVSHFSNFHSLILMMKNATIPEEVRNAIPWIVWYLWKYRNGIIFGAKQMTALDLVIKIFEEADFWLMAQKNEKIREQEEQEAGLDVTKSWSVPPKGWLKGNIGVHWNRSQARCGAAWVVRNDKGKVILRPKAWPNFKCQYIQIMERFEKLEKWRVLKEEKTSNRGAFLIAQSVIKGGYAQYYVATGAPFWLLDLFENEERLSSL, from the exons atgaagaacaagCGAGACGTTTTGGTAGATATTCAAACCTGGCTAGGCTATGATAGGATCATGACAGTGAATCCTATTGGGTACAGCGGCGGCCTAGCGTTGAT TGAAAGACCGCATTTGTGGGAGAGACTATCTCAGATTGGAGTCTTCAGAAAAGATCCTTGGTGTATGCTTGGGGACTTTAACGAGATCAGAAACAATGATGAAAAAATAGGAGGTCCTAGAAGAAGTGTTATATCTTTTCTACCGTTTAATGATATGCTTGAAATTGGTGAGATGGTTGAACTTCAAAGTTCCAGAGATAGTTTCACTTGGGGAG AGCTTGTCAAAGcttacaaagaagaagaagaatattggCAACAAAGATGTAAGGAGCAATGGGCAACTAAAGGGGACTTGAATACAAAGTATTATCATGCCTCAGTCAAACATAACAGAGCTAAGAAGAGAATCGTTAAGCTAAAGGATGATCTTGGTCAAGATCAATTTTCTGAGGAAGCTAAAGGAGAAGTTGCCACTGCTTACTTTGCTAACCTTTTCAAGTCTGCCAATATTGGAGAATTTTCTGAGCTGTTTGAAGGTTTCTCTGCTAGGGTTACGCCTACAATGAATGAGTCCTTGTCCAAGGATGTGAGTAATGCAGAAGTCAAAGAAGCGGTATTCTCAATCAAGCCTGGGAGTGCCCCTGGTCCTGATGGAATGACGGGGTTATTCTTTCAAAAATATTGGGGAATTGTAGGTGATCAAGTGATCAAGGAGGTGAAGGATTTCTTTTCCTCTGGTCTGTTTCCAGCTGAGTGGAACTTTACGCATCTTTGTTTGATCCCAAAGATTGATGACCCTATCCTTATGTCTGACTTGAGACCCATTAGCTTGTGCTCAATCCTTTACAAGATCATATCAAAGCTTCTGGTTTCTAGGTTGAAACCGCTTATGCCAGATATTGTGTCTCCAACGCAATCAGCTTTTGTGGAGGAAAGGCTTATAACAGACAACATTCTTATAGCCCATGAGATTATCCATGCGCTGAGAACTAATGATAAGGTCTCTAAGGAGTTTATGGCGATTAAATCTGATATGTCGAAGGCTTTTGACCGTGTGGAATGGGGCTACTTGCGTGCATTGCTCTCAGCTTTGGGGTTTAAGCAAGACTGGATTGAGAAGATCATGTTCTGTGTCTCTACAGTCAGCTATGCTTCCTtgatcaatgatgttccttatGGCCTTATTCATCCTGAAAGATGTCTTCGACAGGGAGACTCCTTATCTCCGTtcctctttgttctttgtacaAAGGGCCTCATTCACTTAATCCACAAGGCAGTTGAGAATGAGAGTCTTCAAGGTATTCAGTTTTCTAAAGAGGGACCGATGATTCACCATTTGTTTTTCGCTGATGACTGTTTGCTCATCAGTAAAGCCTCTCCGGATCAAGCTAGAAAGTTGGTGGAAATTCTGAAAATTTATGAAAGAGCTACGGGGCAGCTGGTTAATGTTTCTAAATCAGCCATCTCTTTTGGTGCGAAGCTTAAGGAGAATCTGAAGGTTGAGATCAAAGAAATTACGGGCATTGAAAAAGAAGGTGGTTCTGGTTCTTATTTGGGATTACCGGAGTGTTTCAGTGGTTCTAAAACGGAGCTCTTAGTCTTCATCTATGATAGACTCAAGGGTAGATTATCTGGTTGGTTTTTGAAACTGCTGTCCCTCGATGGAAAGGAAATTCTGATCAAAGCGGTCGCTATGGCAATGCCGGTTTATGCAATGTCGTGTTTCAAACTTACCAAGATTTCTTGCGAGAATCTTACTAAAGCAATGGCAGACTTTTGGTGGAACTCTCTGGAGCACAAAAGGAAATTGCATTGGTTGAGTTGGACTAAATTGTGTTTGGCTAAAGAGCAAGGGGGTTTTGGGTTCAAAGACATTCAGAGCTTCAACCAAGCCCTATTGGCAAAACAAGCTTGGAGAATTTTAGCTTATCCCGACTCACTGTTTGCGAAAGTTTTTAAGAGCAGATACTTTgaaaattcagattttttttctgcTAGGATCGGATCAGGACCCTCTTATGCATGGTGGAGCATACAATTTGGTAAAGAACTCTTGATTCAAGGGTTGAGAAAGCATGTGGGCAATGGTCAAACCGTTTCTGTATGGGTGGATCGTTGGATTGAAGGAGAAGTGCGACGAGCTCCTCTCATGAAGAATATTTTTGTTGATCTGTTGCTGAAGGTTAGTGATCTTATTGATCATCAGAACATCTGTTGGAATCTGGAGAAGCTTCGTGATCTGTTTTATGAGGAAGACATTGAAAGGATTTTGGCCATGAAAACTGCCTTTGGGGAAGAAGATTATTGGGTTTGGCTGCATAATAGGCATGGCAGTTATTCGGTGAAATCTGGATACTGGTTTATAAACAATCTGCGTAGAAGAGAAGAAATCAGAGAAGCTGAAGCACAACCTTCAATTAATGTCTTGAAGGCTGCCATTTGGAAAGTTCAGACGGCTCCTAAGATTAAAACGTTCTTTTGGCGAGCTATGAGCAATGCAATTCCGGTGGGGGAACTCCTGGTGAAGAGAGGAGTTAAAATGGATCCATGTTGCCAGTCTTGCGGTTTCCAAGGCGAGTCTATCAATCACATAATCTTCCAATGCCCTATAGCCAGGCAGGTATGGGCGTTGGTAAATGTTCCGTATCCAGAGAATGGCTTTCATAAGGTATCACATTTCTCGAACTTCCATTCCTTGATTTTAATGATGAAAAATGCAACCATCCCTGAGGAAGTAAGAAATGCTATTCCCTGGATTGTGTGGTATCTCTGGAAGTATAGAAATGGTATCATCTTTGGTGCTAAACAAATGACTGCGTTGGATTTAGTGATAAAGATTTTCGAAGAAGCAGATTTTTGGTTAATGGCTCAGAAAAATGAAAAGATCCGTGAACAGGAGGAACAAGAGGCAGGGTTGGATGTTACAAAGTCCTGGTCTGTTCCTCCAAAAGGTTGGCTAAAAGGGAACATAGGTGTTCATTGGAACAGATCGCAAGCTAGATGCGGAGCTGCCTGGGTTGTTAGAAATGACAAAGGAAAG GTTATTCTAAGACCGAAGGCATGGCCTAACTTCAAATGTCAATACATCCAGATTATGGAAAGATTTGAGAAATTAGAAAAGTGGAGAGTGTTGAAGGAAGAGAAGACATCTAATAGAGGAGCTTTCCTCATTGCTCAAAGTGTGATCAAAGGTGGATATGCTCAATATTATGTAGCTACTGGTGCTCCTTTTTGGCTTTTGGATCTCTTTGAGAATGAGGAGAGGCTTTCCTCTTTATAG